GTCTTATAGGTAGGTGGCAGGCTGATCGCGGGAGCGATTGCTCTCGAGCAGGTCGAAGCTCAAGCTAAGTAGGCTATCGCCTTTATTCTAGGCGTTAAAGCTGTGTTTGAATTCTTTTTCTGTTTGTTTAATCGGACACTTCTTCGCCTGTTCACATAATGAGCTTGATCCGGATGCTTCGGGAACTACGTTCTCTCGTTTTCACTTTTTAGACATGGGTATACTACTCGCGATTTTGACTTTCTTTATGGTGCTGCTTTCGCTCGCACTGATTGGCCTAATTTTACTGCAAAAATCCAGTGGCCAACAGGGTATGGGCGCGGCGATGGGCGGTGGCGTAGCCGATCAAACTTTCGGCGCGGAAACCAATTCGATCCTTAGTAAGAATACTCAACGATTGACGATCGTTTATTTCGTTTTCGCTTTCATCCTCTATCTTGGATTTTTCGCAATCTACAACAATGGGGACTCAGCCGACGAGGGCACCCTGTTAGATATTGTGGCTGAAGATGCAGAGGCTGCGGCCGCTGAAGCAGAGGACGCCTCGTTGGTGGATGAGGCCGCAGCTGATGTAGAGCCCGAGGCTGTGGACGTGGTAAATCCCTTAGATGATGTTGAAGCAGCGGCCCAGGATGTAGTTCCGACAGAGACAGGGGACGTGGAGGCGCCTACGCAGCAGTAGTAGGGCTGCGATCATCTAGTAAGAGGAACATTTCTCAGGGCCGCACAGTCTTCAAACCTATGAGGTCCTCAATCTTAATGAGCTGTCTCGCTCTAGCGACGATTCTCGGCTTGGAGGCACAGCCGAAAAATTCACGTGTTTCGGTTGATCGGCTGCTTGAGGTGGATAATTTAAGTATCAATGAGGCAGCGGTGTTTCTTGATCGCTTTCGTAGTCTGCGCCTGTCTTCAGATTATGTTTTTGATTTCGACCTGAAGCACTTCCCAGCACGTGGCCAGTCACAGGTTTTCAGTGGCAGAATGTTTGGCACGTGGGAGCAGGGCCTTCCAGTGCAGCGTATCGAATTTCTGGAGAAAAATAAGCTACCGAACATAGATGCGTTGCTGTTTCGAACAGGCGTCGATACGGCATTCTATAACGCCCAAAGCGCATTCGGTTCGTGGAGTCGTGTCTCAGCATCGGAATTATTCAAGCCGGTGGAGGATGACTTAGGGATTACCCCCTTTGAGCTGCAGATGCCTTTTATCTTTTGGGAAGATTGGGAATTACATGGCATCACTCGGGTGTTGGGCCGTCCTGCTTATGTTTTCGACATGATTGCACCTGAGTCCTTGATGGCAGATTATCCTGATTTGGAGCGTATTCGGTTATCACTTGATGCGGACTTTTATGCTTTATTGCGTGCAGATTTCATCGATGCATCAGGCAGTGAGCTTAGGAGCATTCGCGTCGTTAGTTTTAAGAAGGTGGGTGATGATTGGATCCCAAAAGCAATCGATTATGTATCTCCAGGATCACGCGAGAAAGCTCGGTTCATTGTGAGGGCGGCTGCCTTGGGAGTGATCCTTTCAAAAGATGTCTTCGATCATGAGTTGATGCGTAGCCAGGTTGATGTATCCACGGTGGCTTTTGAGCTCTTGTAGCCTGAGATTGGTTAAACTTCCCAGGGGGCCTGGCGACTTTCTTTAGAACAAATAGCGTATCCAACGTTTAGTGACATGGATCACTGAATAGTTCCCCCCACTTCAAGTAAGAAACTATGCCCCCCACCAAACAAAAATCCGCTAATATGTCGTTAACTTTTGATTTGGCATCAAGCGACCACAAACGACTCGGTTCTCTAGCTAAACGCCACAGCGCTCGCTCCGTGAGTAGTCTTGTTCGAATTGCTATCGAACGTTACGATTACGGTAGATACCAAACAGGTTCTCGGGACCACCGGCAGCTCTCCGTACGATTGCCTGAAAAATTACGCAGCGATCTCGTTCAGGCATCTAAGAGAAAAAAAGTGAGCGTCGGCGAACTCGTGCGTGCTGCGGTCACGGATTTTCTTGAAGATCCAGACCTCGATTTGCCTGCGGCCTAGGATCATCCTTTTGGCTGTCTACATTTGTTGGCGCACTTTTTGATATTATAAGTACCGGCTTGTTGTGCCCTCTACCGCGTAGACACTGAGGACATAGACCCATCCGCCTGTGACTCGGTTGGTCTTGTGACAAGAACTCCCTTAATCAAAGACCATGTGTGACCTCCCTTAACACATATAGCATCAAGCAAAACGTTGGCTTTTAGACTCTCTCCGGAAATCGAAATGAGCGGATCATCGGATAGTCGAACATCGTATTGAGGAATGATGCTTAC
This genomic window from Opitutales bacterium contains:
- the secG gene encoding preprotein translocase subunit SecG; protein product: MGILLAILTFFMVLLSLALIGLILLQKSSGQQGMGAAMGGGVADQTFGAETNSILSKNTQRLTIVYFVFAFILYLGFFAIYNNGDSADEGTLLDIVAEDAEAAAAEAEDASLVDEAAADVEPEAVDVVNPLDDVEAAAQDVVPTETGDVEAPTQQ
- a CDS encoding CopG family transcriptional regulator; this encodes MPPTKQKSANMSLTFDLASSDHKRLGSLAKRHSARSVSSLVRIAIERYDYGRYQTGSRDHRQLSVRLPEKLRSDLVQASKRKKVSVGELVRAAVTDFLEDPDLDLPAA